The Clarias gariepinus isolate MV-2021 ecotype Netherlands chromosome 26, CGAR_prim_01v2, whole genome shotgun sequence sequence TGTTTATTAACATGCATGTACGAGAAGTTAAGTTTAATTTGGGTACAGGAACATTTACAGatatcttttaaaaacttttacacaAGTTTGTTAACTTAGCTTTGTTAAAATACTGATAAATCAGGCTCCGTACTAGCGCCTCCTTCTGGGTAAAAGCCTCATTGACGCCACAGATCTCCCTACTTTTACAGAAAGATTGCTTGGCATGTCAGATACCCAAGCACGACTGTTTTCACATACACAGGATTCTCACACACAGGGTACAAGATACTgtacaaaattatatatatgtggAATATAATAGACATTTCTTGCAAATGTAATTTCAGGAGAGACTCTGGATTGTGTTTCCTTGTTGGAGATGTTGGATTTGTCCTGGAACGCTGGGATTGGGGGAGGAAATCTTCATTTTCTAACTAAACATCTCCGCTCCATCTGCTCTCTGAGGGAGCTTCATCTGATCGACTGCCAGCTCTCAGAGACCGACAGCGTTGCACTGGGTAAGAACCATCATGGTCCTGCTAAGAAGAACCGTCAACGTGGAATGATGGAACTGTAGCTACAAAATCTTTACACAGTtgattattaataatcttttattttgcaGCAGAGGCTCTTTTACTGCTGCCGTGTCTGGAGGTTTTGGATTTGTGCAATAACAAACTCCTGGTGAGAGCGTTGGAGAACATCGGCTCGTCTTTGTGCTCCACTCCACAGCTAAAGACTCTGAAGATGAGCAGGTGTGGACTGAATCAGGAAAGTCTGGCTATCCTGGGTACGACTATGTTTCTCATGATATAATTTCATTAGGAAATATTTGCAGCTGTGTAGAATGATCTCAGGAGTCCAAGTGCTACTCAGCACCCAGCTGAGACCTGAGGGTGAACAGCTGCAGCTCCTAAACGAGAAGAATGAGTTCATCTTCAAGTTAAACTATAAAAACTCCAGATAATCAGTCAAGGCATTCACCTCATGAACATGTTTAATGACTGTGGAtcactgtaaaaaaatgcaatgcatTTTACTGAATAATATCTGAAGTTTGATAACGGTCGTAGCATTTCCGTTGTCCAGACGGTTAATGTCTCGTCTGATAAAAGTTTCACACTGATCAGATACTTTGAAAGATTGAGTTTGAATTAGATTGAagttaatatttatgttaactatatatttttttcagtttaaaacaGCATCTAATTAAACGAACCAGAAAACAAAGACGTGTCAGACTGACAGTAGCTTCTCCTGCTTGTAGAGCACTGACGCTCAGGTGCTGGACTCCAGGGTTTAACTCTGATTGGTTTATTACTGTGTTCtctatttattttagttcaaTTTCAAATTATAATAGGTGGCATAAAAGTTTTATTCTCAACTTAACTTGACTACAGCATTCTCACCCTAAACAATACAAATGAAAaggtttacagtatattgtaccTGATCAGCTCTGTCCATCACCAACAGGAGAGAAAATGAAGTTCCTGGTGGGTTTGGAGAATCTGGATGTGTCGTGTAATAAAGAGTGTGGAGGTGGTTTTAGTGCCATGGCATCCAGTTTGTCCTTTCTTACACACCTGAAATGTTTGGACCTGCATATGTCCTGTCTCACGGAGGATGACGCTCAGACGCTGGGTGAGGAAATGGGCAGAGTGTTTGTCAACATAGAATATGTAGaaataaacactgtgtgtgtgtgtgtgtgtgtgtgtgttacagatgaGGAGTTACTATATACTCCTAAAATGAGGAGTTACTATTACACTTtgaaactgattattttcccataagatcATGTTCACAGTGTGATTTATTCCTCTTACGACACAGCAATTATTACCACACAACAGTAATATGTTTAtatcactgacactggagactcctttcatgtctgtaaataaacatttcctCAGGAAtgcattaatatacatataatataaatgtaacttttgtGGACCAGAACTGAATataaagattataaaaaaaaaaataaaccaaaacccGGTGAGTCTCTGGTTCACTAGGGGGTAAAAATACAGCTGTGAACTCATTCACTCACCAACCCAAACACTGGCTGCAGTGACACGTTGCTTCATGTCGACGGTGCTGTAGGTGAATGTTCTAGTATTGAGaatcccaacacacacacacacacacacacacacacacacacacacacagtgtgactgtgggaggaaagaaACAGGAGATCCCTgatgaacatgcaaacacagcaCACCCGCAAGACGAGACAACACTCATCCCTGCCCAGACTGTGACCTCAGCGCACACGGCTGCATCAGGGGTTGATTTACGTTTAGCTGTTTGGTGTCACCCAGATGATGATCGGTTCCCTTTAGAGTccggttcctttcaaggttctTCTTTATGTctgggtgattttttttcccaactgCCATCACCTCCACCTGCTCATCAAGGGGAAACCTATAAAGCtataccttttaaaaaatatcatttacattttttataattttaaaattatatccaGAGATGCCTAAAGCATCATGGCCATTAAAAGCTCGTGTCcgcaataatataaatattatttttcagtTCAGGTTGTTCCTGCCCTGAGTGAACTCTCTGAGCTTGATCTGTCCTGTaacaaaagtattggcaccatGCTCCAGACTCTTTTTCCTGTTCTTCCCCGATCCAAGATAAAGACGCTTCACCTGAGCAGCTGCAGTCTGAGTCCTGAGGCGTGTCAGGCTTTAGGTAGGAGAATCACCGACCTCAGGTTTTTATTAAACTACACAATATTGTtgtgaaattatatttaaattattacagGTTTGTAAAGTTTACACCTGGCACAAGAACTATTAATCCGGGAACAATAGTTTTATCTTGAATTAAACTGGCTGGAAAGTCGAATCTGCATGCCAGAAGTACTGCAAAAACTTAACATTCTTAAGTTTGGACTCAAAGATGATATTTGGTGTCTTGCCTTTTTAGTTTATTCCATCACATCAGTTTAGAGAGTttacaaaattaatattaaaatacatgtAGTGTATTAGCTGTGATTTGTACACATAAATTTTACTTGATTACTTTTCCCctcttttaatactttaaacttTAACTTTTTCTCTCCATCACTTGGGGGGAATTTATGTATTTGTACATCCATCATTATAACCAGCAGAGGAACTGATTAGATTTTGGAATTGGTCTAAACAGGATCAAGGTCAAATTAATGACAGTAGCTCCTGTGTAAGGTACAGTTAGAAGTTCTAGGACTTGTCAATGCTCGAGACGTCCTGTCCACAGCAGTAGGGTGGTGGCCtacttgtgtaaaaaaaaaaaaaaaaaaaaaaaaatatatatatatatatatatatatatatatatatatatatatataaaacttttatgTGTATAATcacaattgtgtgtgtatgtgtgttagctGCCATCATACCGTCGCTCTCCCAGCTGCAAAACCTCAATCTGTCATGGAATAAAAGTGTTGGAGGAAATCTGCAGCAGTTTGTGGAGAGACTTCCTGCTGAGTGTAAACTGGAGGAACTGAAGCTGAGCAGCTGTGACCTAAACGCCGATGACCTGCTGCACTTGCGTACGTGTTTAACTAGGGTTTATATGTAGCTTTAATAAAGTCTACTCAAAATGTCTGTCTTGTGTATCCAGCATGTAATTGCGTTAGTGTGTATGCAGTGTAGTACCTATTGTAAACAGCAGGGGGTGCAGTACTGTGTCACACTATAGCTGTGTCTGAAATCTACATACTTGCTTAAATACTGAAcactataaatatttttactgatttCTTTATTACAGCTGCAAAGTGAC is a genomic window containing:
- the lrrc31 gene encoding leucine-rich repeat-containing protein 31 isoform X4, with product MDSAEQQKGHEASQKRSPLDLIMNQFRRKTSFTERKKPSMGRLFRPSESNDKKGGGIPEAKETESGEEKDSVNPGADSSNDMEISSVEGWGRAKQFIQKLGKTPDSQSLSLSHCDLTATDVVELGTLLPFLTHLEIIDLSWNDLLGGSLKALSVHMQHLGKLKVLKLSGCRLTAEDLGALGETLDCVSLLEMLDLSWNAGIGGGNLHFLTKHLRSICSLRELHLIDCQLSETDSVALAEALLLLPCLEVLDLCNNKLLVRALENIGSSLCSTPQLKTLKMSRCGLNQESLAILGEKMKFLVGLENLDVSCNKECGGGFSAMASSLSFLTHLKCLDLHMSCLTEDDAQTLVQVVPALSELSELDLSCNKSIGTMLQTLFPVLPRSKIKTLHLSSCSLSPEACQALAAIIPSLSQLQNLNLSWNKSVGGNLQQFVERLPAECKLEELKLSSCDLNADDLLHLPAK